The following is a genomic window from Solanum lycopersicum chromosome 6, SLM_r2.1.
atcttcttcttttttggacCAATATCATCTTTTTCTAAcctacatttttatctttaatcagttcataaaaagtaaagaagaacTATCGTCTAGTCGTGAAAATCTTCTTATATTTACTTCTATACAAGGTAAATAGTTACAAGTTACAACACAATGCTCGCATAAGACTTGCAATTTAATGAATGAACTTCTACGCACTATAATTATATAAGCTACTAATTAAGTTGCTAAAATATAATCTCTCCTACAATTTCAAGCCAATCAAGAATTCATCATCCAATCcctaagaagaagaaaaaaaagtaaatgcaTTTTCTGAATTTCTTAGAatcattttgattttcaaagttAATTCTTCCATTcaatttaatagtgtattttcaATTCCATCTTCAGTTGAAAAATAGACAATTCCAAGacaacatagaaaattaaaaagctttgataagttttattttatagcTTTTTGAATATTCACATTCTGCTTTGGTACAAGTATTTTAATGATTACTTGATTGGATTATGTTGAGCAATTTATTGAAATCAACACGAGTATTTGAAACTGAAACCTTACCTTCATGAGATACAcaactcttttttatttaaagacaTCATTTTTAGCtataaaaaaagttgaaatcaCCATAAGTTGCCCTTATAATCTTTGCTGCACAATTTGAGAGGGAAAGAAACAGTTctaatttttgttaaatgaaTTAAGGAGGAAAATAAGTAAGAAGATTATGGAGAGACATTAATTATATAACTTTGTAAAATTGTTGAAacgaaatatacaaaaaaataaatcgtGGCTTATGTAATACAACTAGAAGTTAGTGGTGAGTGATAAATTGTTCACACtataattatgttaaataattatctAGTATATGGTTCCTACATAATTATCTAGTATATGTTTGCTtagttacataattttttttataaaggtattaactcatttaatatttaatataaatattatatattggaTTAATTACGAAAATTtcaccttttattttatttataccattatcttttacaagttttacaaatttataaaatctcTCATTTTTACGCATCACATTAATGTATCTCACACATCACATTAATGTATTTCACGCATcacattaatgtatctcgcgtatcaaattaatgtatcatgtataaaatgtacatcgcacatcagattagtgtatctcgcgcatcataTTAGTGTATCTCACACATCAAATTTATGTATCCCGCACATCAAATTAGTgaatcatgtataaaatgtaccttGCACATCATATTAGTGTATCTCATATATTACACattagattaatgtatcaacgcatatattattgtattcattttgagagatttttgtaattataaacttttaaaggataaattataattttacctcaaaattttatattttaaattatgaaatattttaatgataattttcataaaaaattagtaaaatataaaacttaattTCCTTTTTCTGAATTTTAGATCGAATGTCAAATCATGAGGGCAAACTTGTAAAGCTACGTCTGAAGTCCGAACGAACCGACTTCACATCTGTTGTTACTCGCCGGCGGTGGGTTTTTATACAGCTCGGCGCTTGCAAGCGGAAATCGACGTCGTCTATGGCTAAAACTTTGAGTAATCAATCCATGGAGAAAATATCAGATAGGCTTTCAGGGCTTGATAACCTCTATTTCCCACGCGCTCAGCAATCGTCCGCCTCCACTGCCTTCCAACGCAAATCCCTCCTTATCGACCTTCTCTCTCGCGACACTCCCCTTTTTCTAGGTACTctactaattttttattttcttttctcacGATTATATTGATcatatgtgttttattttttatgtggcTGATAATTGTGCAATTTAACCTTGACCTCGTGTTGTTGCCAGCAATTCTGCTATTAGATTCTGATGGAGCAACTTTTCCTCATCTAATCGATATGTTGGCCTTGAATTCATTGTTCCCCTCCCAAAAATATTCAGCACTTTCAATTACGAAAAGAGACAGCATTGCTTAGTTGATATACATTGAATCTCTTGTTAAGTTCTTATCTTCGGAGAAATCTTAGTATTTCGTGTTAGACCTCTTATCTTATTGATGCTTTATGTTTGTCAGAATTGTTGAGGCAAAAGCACCTTAGTCTAGTGGAACTTTAAGGCAAACTGCAATTACAGTCGTGAGCTTTAGCGAAGAAAGGTGCTAAGGAGCAGATAGAGTAAATGTGATGTGTGAAAACTGACTAAACACAAACATATGAGGTGATTCTCCCAGTAGGTGTACAGTTacttttatatcaaaatttttttatgaggTGATTCACGTCAGTTTAGCTGaagaataaaatgatttttaagtaCTCAATGACAAATTTTCAgatataaatttctaaaatcttATTACTTGATCAATTTAATATCCATTCTCACCGAAGGGTTGGTCTAGCAGCCAGTGAAGTGGGTTAAAACCATGAAAGATCATGAGCCAGACCCCAATAGAGACCAAAAGTATTAGGTGATTCTCTTAATTTGCCTAATGCTTTTACCCGATGCCTATGCTAACATGAGATAGCTGTTACTCATCACATGAGATAGATGGTACTCGGGGAAATAGTCGAGATGTGTGTAAGTTGATTCGGACATAACCAGTGTTGTGAATGGCGAGAGGCGAGGCGAGGCGAGCCCTTCTCGCTATTCCACATAGAGGCGAGGCGACCCATGGCGAGCTATTGGCGACAAAAATGGCGCCGcctttttgatttaaaatttttaaaagatttgaCTTAACAATAGTACTCaaaatttctattttcaaaatttgctaCTGCCCGACTCCTCTTCCCCTCACAATCTCTTCTCCCCGACTCCTCTTCCCTTTGCAATCTCTTCTATTGTCAAAATTTGCCGATCGCTTCTCTTCTCCTGTTCTCCATCATCTTCGAGTTGCTGCTGCACTGAGGACCTGAGGTatacctcttttttttcttcttcttttgatctttcagttcttcttgagttcttttcttcaagagttggatagttttgaagaagaatagacttttaaagttttagtattgtattttgaattatttggtcTTTAAAGTGTTAGACATTTTAGTATCTACTATTggtttttgaattgaatatttgctaatatgtgttattactattatgattttggatatttatatatgcaattaactatttttaatttttggtattaaaTGGCGCCTTGATTCAAAAAGGCAAGTGTCTCACCTCTCGCCTCGCCACGCCCTTGTCGCCTATTGTCGCCTCTCGCCGTTCAAAACACTGGACATAAccattgtaattttttttactaatattctttcaatggattttttttcatacttatcTAGTGTCGCTTCGTCGCACCCAAGGTGTAGCCTAGTGATCAATGAAGTGGGTTGAGAACTATCAGGTTCAAATTTCAATAGAGgcaaaaacactaggtgatctCTTCCGATCTAGTCTAGCTTGGTGGATCGAGTTATTTGGTACGTGTTGCTGGTGGGAGTTGGCAAGTATTCCGTGGAATTAGTCATGGTGTGTGCAAGATTGCCCGAACACCAcggttataaaaaaataataattatctagTGTCCTCTTGTTAAAAACAAAGACCACGAGCCATGAGAGGTGGGCCTTTTGGCATTGGTGTGAGCACCAGCTAAGAGAGGCAGAGCAAACAAGCTTTACTTACTATCTTGGCTTAAGCACTCCCCACTCGAGCAGTCGAGCCTTTACTCAACACTGATGTTTGTTCAAATGGTGAAAGACAGTTTGAGAGATTAAAAATTTGCAAACAAGAGAGTagtcaaatatataaatttattaaaagggAAGAAGGCGTAGGTTATTGTGCTCCAAATCCTATGCACCTTGTATGTTATTCCAGCTGAAACCGTCTCTAGCACTTCCTCCTCCCTCTGTGTATATTTGAGGGTTCAAGTTGTAACTTCTTAATTCCAGTAAATGGGCCTATTTGATTCACTATGTTATTTGGGTTGTTTACCTCACTAAAGGCCTAATATCTCCTGTGCTGAACTAGAACTTTTAgctacattattttttaaatgaagaaaCAATATAAACTTTATGAATCTGTGTTTCTAAATACCACTTTGTTGATTATTGGAATCTCAGAACGTTATGGATCACAGTTAACATCAGATGAGCTAAATGAATTTGGAACTATGGAAAATGATTATGAAATCAATTGGCATCTGAATCACCTGCGAAGTGTAATTAGCCCAACACAAGAAGATCTGAAGTCCAGATCAGTTAAGATTAAGAACAGACGGCGAGCATATCTGGACAAATTGGTAAATGATGGACAGTACTTTTCAGAGGATGCAATGAGGGAAAGAGAGCCATATTTGCATCATGAGTATATTGGGAGGTTTCAGGATCCAAGTGGTAGGAGCATGGCAAGACCGGGAGAGCGATGGTCTGAAACACTTATGAGGCGGTCAGAAGAGGCAGTGCTTGTTAAGAAAATTAGGGATGAGCAACAGAGACGAGGCGTGGCTCAAAGTGATTGGGTAGGGTTTGATAATCAGGAACTTGAGAAGatggaggaggaagaagaagaagaaaccgaggaagaggaggaggaggaggaggaagaagaagacgaGCAGGAGGAGGAGGTGCAGGAGAAAGACAAAGGTGAAAGGGACATCTCATCTAATAGACAAGAGGTAGTTGTTGTACCCTCTCTCAATTTGttgatagtatacactaaaacATTTGTTGGGTCTGCTGATTATTTGCAATTACATGCTAACTTGTAGGCTATTTTCAATAGATGTCATATTTTTGTTGtgtcttattattatattgcaTTTATGCCGAAGGAATTATGGATGATTGTCAGTTGAAAGACATAATTTTAGTTGTGTTTTATTTGACATagcatatttcttttgttgtttcgCAACAATTGAGTAAGAATGGGATATTGGTTGGAAGTACTTTAGTATTGTGTCGGAGTTCTTTTAGTTggtcttcataaaaaaaaagagttcttTTAGTGGTAATACCTCCCCTAAAGTGTAAAAGTGTTTTAGTGTTTGGATTGGGGAGTCTATGATTCATTGCAATTTCTGACTCACTCATCTTTGTGGTGTTCTGCAGTAACATGTTAACGAAGTTTGGAGAGCTATGAAGTTATGCATCGTAATTGCCAGTTGGAAAGTCCTACTAGTGTGCCCCCCTTAAATGGTGtgcatttttttttgtgggGGGAGGGGTTTTTGCAAATCTGAATGTACTAGGCAACAGTCTAACTTAAAACCGCGATGTATCCATTGAAATTGAGAAGTAAAAGTGTGATGTAAAAAGGTTATGAATCAACTCTTCAGCTGAAAAACTGATATTTTAGGAGCTCATTTTATGGTGGATACCTTCTATGAGCTTCTCTGGGAGATGCTTGCATTGTTATCTTTTTCAAGGATTTTATGCTAGCTTCATCTCTGTCTTTTTCTGTGTTTTCTTTTGCATTCATATTTCTGGAGATCAAGTTTTCATGTGTTATCTTGTTTGTTAGCTCAAGTTGGAGTTGTGTCAACAGGGAGCTCCACAATTTTCACTGACCATCATTATCTTGTTTACACATTCCAGTTGTAGTGAAGCTTTGTAGAGGTTCAAGTTGGAGTTTTATTTAGGTTTTGTTGAATGCAAGCTTTTGTCTATAGTAACCTCACAGAATATGTTCTCAAAGCATAGaccattttctttttgtttagcCTGTTATCCTTAGTAGGCTTACTGTTCCTATTACTTATCAGAAAATGATTTCTTTTCCTATGTGAAGGTACACCCAATCATCCTTGATGCTTCTATTGACGTGCCATCAGAAATAAGAAGAGCTGCTGTGATGGAAACTTTATCAACTGAGGAGATGCAAGAACGATTGGACCAGTTTTCTTACATCATGCAGGAAAAGTTTTTATTAGGAGAAGATAATCTGGATTACTCAAAAATTGACGAGGATGAGACCTTGGATGATCACTGGATAAAAGAAGCAAATTATGATGCTGAAGAGAAGTACTTTGATGATGACTGAGCTTTAATTACCGAGTGGTTTTTAGCTTTTGATGCTACACAAGTAGACAGTCAAGTACACATCTCGTTTGAGTTTCTATCATGTATATGCTGTTAGCGTTGTATGCAAATATGTTTAGGTTTTATGTGGCTGAAGGGAGTTTCTCTTAAGGTTGTTATCGATGGCTGGTTTTTGGTTTTTGAAGTCGCTTCCTATCCATCTTCTTATGTTAAGCTTACAGTAAATTCATAATCTTTAGATGTGGAACTAATGAGATATATGTAGATTGTGACAAGGACAGTGATTCTTGTCCAAATAAGTAACAATAAACCCAAGTTGCAGAAATGAGAATTACTGTACTATCATCAGGTGTATGTCAATTGATAAGACACAAACATTAGGGGATTTGGAGAAGGTTCCTAGTTtggatttcttttatttgtctttGTACGATGAACAATGAGTTTATGAATCATTTGGGACATAAATGGTTCATAATTAGACATTGTTTTCTTTTGGgagtttctttttttattggtcAACTTCTATCATGTTGAATTGTTGATGTAGAGTGAGTGGCTACAACTCCAATCCCACACAATTTGTACATTTTAGTTACTGGATTTGATTTATGCCTTATCTTGCAATTGCCTTTAATAGGAAGTACTATTAATCTGAATACTTTGATTACTAAATCAATTTTAATCACCGATGCTCTCtgattcaagaaaataaaagggaagAGCAACCAATTTAATCCCTGAAATTAAGTTGGTCTTTGGTCATAGGATTTGTGAGTTTGATTAAAATGAACGTTTCTTTATGAAATTTGCATAAAATTATAATGTCAgctttaaattgtatttttaattttcaaattctaaattcTTTGAAAAGTAGGATTTGAAATTTCACATTGTGaagtcaaatataaaatttgactcCTTAGCTCAAGAAAAAGAAGTCTAGGAAATGAAGTATCAAAAGTACGAGaaacaacaaataattaaaaaaaacaacatataGGTAACATAACATaaactacaacaaaataatacgATGATTGAGATACAAGTAACAATAGATTGCAACAAATATTAAAGGATAGGAAACTACTGAAACAATACTATGACTATTAATATGAACATTGTCACCTACTATCATTTTACCTTAATTTTTGTCCTCCAAACACTTATATTTCGTGTCCTATGTAAGCTGAAATTGCATCATATCCCATGTAATCACATTTCAGAATACTTCTTAGTCTATCTTTATCTCTCCTTAATATTTCTTTGATCTATCTCTATCTCTCCTGAAACAATCATAAATAACCTCTCACATCTTTATATCACGACATATATGTATCTTCTCTCCAAGATCTTGTCCTCCGCTGAAGCTACTCCCATCTTGTCCTAGATATCCTCATTTTTAATCATATCTCTTTTAGTATGCATGTACTTCTATTTTAATATTCTCATCTCCACAACTTTTATCTTATGAACATAAAAATTCTTAATTGACAACCAACACAATTAAACTGATCTGACCATCGTTCTTTAGAATTTATCTTTTAGTTTTTATGATACATTTATTTACCCCTTCCTcacccccccccacccccccctTCTTTACATTGACTAACATCCTTGTCTATATTTTCATtggaatatttaaattttttctcctttaaatGACATGTGTATCAAGTCTTACTTTCATGATAAACTTGTGCATGCGTCGCTAAACTTATAatccaaatatttaaaaatattactactagtaaaaatgaattttttgataACTAAGCTGATTTTAAATCCATGTCCAACAGGCCCTAAATCCAAAGGCTTACAATTTTTGGCAAATTGACATCCACCAAACAAAAAGATTCAAAATTACTGGTGAAGTCATCAGTGACAAAAGTTACACGTATACAATCGCACCACGATAAAATGTCCAAGCGACGATACATTAGCATTACCCATCCGAAAAAATCGCCTAAGCAAAGCTAAGCTAAGTTCTTCCCGCCGGTGTTTATATATCACCTTCTCCGGTCACAATTCCTTCTCTGTCTCTCTCTAAAACATTCCATCAATAAGCATagattagagagagaaaatgggATAACCTTCAATCCCCCTCACCAAAAACCCTAAGTTTCTCTCTCCTCGTTTCTCGGACATTGAAGCCCTAGGGTTCGAGTCCTGTTGTTTAATTGTCGTATAAGCTGAGGAGAGAGATATGTACAAAGAAAGAAGAGTTGGCGGTGGATCGAAGCCGGAGATGGGACGTGTAGGTGATAGGAAGAGATTAAATGAAGCCTTGGATAAGCACTTGGAGCGCTCATCTCCTTCTACCTCCACTACTACTGTCAGGGGTACTAATGGAAAGGATCATCGCTTTGCCCTGTCCAAATCCAAGGACCAGCTCAGAAACTCtgctcctcctcctcctcctgaTAATAAGTGCTCTGATGGTATACACACTTTTTTTCCTTACATCCTATATTATAATGGTAAATTCATAGGGTGGAGTTTAAAATGTTAATGCATATATAGAAGGATGTATGTAGACATATTAGGTGTTCTGAAATGGAATGGAAATAGTCATATGTTGGAGTGAAGGGAGTATACTGTATTTATCTATTATGTTGGTTGTTATCTAATTAAAGTTTTAGGTTTTAGAGGTTGAAATTTGGCTGcacaatttcatttttactttaatGGTTATGAAAATTAATTGGGAAGAGtaattatgatcaaattacattttaaagCATGATGAGAAGATCAGGAGCAAGTGTTGAAGCTTGTTCTGCATTTGGTGACATTAAAGCTTCATGTGGCACCAGGTTGTTGATTCTAGTGTTAGTGTTGTTATTAATGGCTATGATCATATCATTCACCTTGTCTACTAAAATGCCTACTCCATTCCTACATCTCTAGCCTTGGTTCCTACCAATTTGGTTTCCTGGACACATGCTACATTGATCAACATGGTGCATAGGGACCACTTCGAGAGGATATGATGAAGCGCATGGTTTTTTTGGCTTTGGGGATATAAATGACGCAGGAGTGTCTCTTTTGGACATCACGGTAGCTTTTGAGCTGTTCATAGCTAACTTGAGCTTTCATAAGAGGGAGGAACACTTGGTGACCTATCGTAGTGTAGTGTCTAATGCACACACAGATTACCTGCTCCTTAGGAAGTGTGATTGAGGTTTTCTCAAAAAAGGAAGTGTGGTAGAGGTAACTGCGATGACCACAAGTTTATTTCGAGCGAGAATCTTACAACCATTATAAGCTCGTGGTTATGAATTTCGATATCAAGAGAAAAATGTAGAAGAGAACTTCATATGACCAGCCAAGGATTAGATGGGGAAGCCTGACTGAGGCCAAAGCTCAGGAGATTATGGATAATTTGGTGACTATAGGGGCTTGGGGCAGTTGTAAGTATGCAAATAGTAT
Proteins encoded in this region:
- the LOC101244495 gene encoding uncharacterized protein, with protein sequence MSNHEGKLVKLRLKSERTDFTSVVTRRRWVFIQLGACKRKSTSSMAKTLSNQSMEKISDRLSGLDNLYFPRAQQSSASTAFQRKSLLIDLLSRDTPLFLERYGSQLTSDELNEFGTMENDYEINWHLNHLRSVISPTQEDLKSRSVKIKNRRRAYLDKLVNDGQYFSEDAMREREPYLHHEYIGRFQDPSGRSMARPGERWSETLMRRSEEAVLVKKIRDEQQRRGVAQSDWVGFDNQELEKMEEEEEEETEEEEEEEEEEEDEQEEEVQEKDKGERDISSNRQEVHPIILDASIDVPSEIRRAAVMETLSTEEMQERLDQFSYIMQEKFLLGEDNLDYSKIDEDETLDDHWIKEANYDAEEKYFDDD